In a single window of the Gadus chalcogrammus isolate NIFS_2021 chromosome 20, NIFS_Gcha_1.0, whole genome shotgun sequence genome:
- the slitrk5b gene encoding SLIT and NTRK-like protein 5: MHPWILLLCTIATSMSVAEMFQSYGDTCERLCACEEKEDVLTVGCEARGIGSLSEVQPVYYPTYHLLLTGNLLSKLSVDDFVAYTGLTILHLGSNDISEVQPGAFNGLQGLRRLHLNNNKIDALREELFYGLENLEYLQLDYNYITHVEADSFSRLMHLEVLILNDNLISSLPTNVFQLVPLTHLDLRGNQLKTLPYSGLLEHMTDVVELQLEENPWNCSCELIALKTWLESISYTALVGDVVCEFPFRLHGRDADELSKQELCPRRAIAEYEMPRLSSDAYQRTPPAAVTSPFTSSGIARSSSRPTKGPRQSGKLKSKPTARVPSNKPQNYGQIVSYQTKSPVPLDCPAACTCNLQISDLGLNVNCQERKVERISDLNPKPYNPKKMYLTGNYITVVRRSDFIEATGLDLLHLGNNRIAHIRDRAFGDLKHLRRLYLNGNVIERLTGDIFYGLESIQFLYLEYNVIKEVAVNTFQHLPNLQLLFLNNNLLKALPEGAFTGLTLARLNLRNNHLRSLPVSGVLDQLSALVQVDLFENPWDCSCSILELRSWLEQLSTGTVVNNVICSSPRKLSGEDMRYIKTTNFCPNNASAVAPAVTPSEEAFPGSTVTIETSLDSDAPRDAVPLSVLILALLIIFIASVFVAAGLFAAVRKRHQKAQHEQNMSVNACISSLNMEYGLYKKAAIPKVRTSAGHVYEFIPPPAEHAAHTPVSQPLDTYRDLEGLNGPFLGDVDHEALSSEYGSTATEPPVIRRCCGPKDGAYYHRDASETEPRGPHCGVLPCRHSEHSSARYDADFDARPQCTHPERVQQQTILYCSAPSTAYAASEPSRSEYWELKAKLHIDPDYLEVLEKHTTYSQF; encoded by the coding sequence ATGCATCCCTGGATTCTGCTTCTCTGTACGATTGCAACATCCATGAGCGTGGCGGAGATGTTCCAGAGCTACGGGGACACGTGTGAGCGGCTGTGTGCCtgcgaggagaaggaggacgtcCTCACCGTGGGCTGTGAGGCCCGCGGCATCGGGAGTCTCAGCGAGGTCCAGCCCGTGTACTACCCCACCTACCACCTCCTGCTCACCGGGAACCTGCTGAGCAAGCTCTCGGTCGACGACTTTGTGGCGTACACGGGCCTGACCATCCTGCACCTGGGCAGCAACGACATCTCGGAGGTGCAGCCGGGGGCCTTCAACGGCCTGCAGGGATTGAGACGGCTgcacctcaacaacaacaagattGACGCGCTGAGGGAGGAGCTGTTCTACGGTCTGGAGAACCTGGAGTACCTGCAGTTGGACTACAACTACATCACGCACGTGGAGGCGGACTCCTTCAGCCGCCTGATGCACCTGGAGGTCCTGATCCTCAACGACAACCTCATCTCCTCGCTGCCCACCAACGTCTTCCAGCTGGTTCCCCTGACCCACCTGGACCTCCGGGGGAACCAGCTGAAGACGCTGCCGTACTCGGGGCTGCTGGAGCACATGACGGACGTGGTGGAGCTGCAGCTGGAGGAGAACCCCTGGAACTGCTCCTGCGAGCTGATCGCCCTGAAGACCTGGCTGGAGAGCATCTCGTACACGGCGCTGGTCGGGGACGTGGTCTGCGAGTTCCCCTTCCGGCTGCACGGCCGCGACGCCGATGAGCTCTCCAAGCAGGAGCTGTGTCCTCGCCGGGCCATCGCCGAGTACGAGATGCCCCGTCTGAGCAGCGATGCGTACCAGCGCACGCCTCCCGCCGCCGTCacctcccccttcacctcctcgggcatcgcccgctcctcctctagGCCCACCAAAGGACCGCGGCAGTCGGGCAAATTAAAGTCGAAGCCCACCGCGCGAGTCCCGTCCAATAAGCCTCAGAATTACGGTCAAATTGTTTCATATCAGACTAAGTCCCCGGTGCCTTTAGATTGCCCCGCTGCCTGCACTTGTAATCTTCAAATATCAGACCTGGGCCTGAATGTTAATTGCCAAGAGAGGAAAGTAGAGCGGATCTCTGATTTAAATCCCAAGCCGTACAATCCTAAGAAGATGTATCTCACGGGGAACTACATCACAGTCGTCCGCAGGTCAGACTTCATCGAGGCGACCGGTCTGGATTTGCTCCATCTGGGAAACAATCGAATCGCTCACATACGTGACCGGGCGTTCGGCGACTTGAAGCACCTACGCCGGTTATACCTCAACGGCAACGTGATCGAACGCCTCACCGGCGACATCTTCTACGGCCTGGAGAGCATCCAGTTCTTGTACCTAGAATACAACGTCATCAAAGAGGTGGCCGTCAACACCTTCCAGCACCTCCCCAACCTCCAGCTGCTGTTCCTGAACAACAACCTGCTGAAGGCCTTGCCCGAGGGCGCCTTCACGGGCCTGACGCTCGCCCGGCTGAACCTGCGCAACAACCACCTCCGCTCGCTGCCCGTCAGCGGCGTGCTGGACCAGCTCTCCGCCCTGgtgcaggtggacctcttcgagAACCCCTGGGACTGCTCCTGCTCCATCCTGGAGCTGCGTAGCTGGCTGGAGCAGCTCAGCACGGGCACCGTGGTCAACAACGTCATCTGCAGCTCCCCCAGGAAGCTGTCGGGGGAGGACATGCGGTACATCAAGACCACCAACTTCTGCCCCAACAACGCGTCCGCCGTGGCCCCCGCGGTCACGCCCTCGGAGGAGGCGTTCCCCGGCAGCACCGTCACCATAGAGACCTCGCTGGACTCGGACGCGCCGCGCGACGCCGTCCCCCTGTCGGTGCTCATCCTCGCCCTGCTCATCATCTTCATAGCGTCGGTGTTCGTGGCGGCGGGGCTGTTCGCGGCCGTGAGGAAGAGGCACCAGAAGGCGCAGCACGAGCAGAACATGTCGGTGAACGCCTGCATCAGCTCGCTGAACATGGAGTACGGCCTGTACAAGAAGGCGGCCATCCCCAAGGTCCGGACCTCCGCCGGCCACGTGTACGAGTTCATCCCCCCCCCTGCCGAGCACGCCGCCCACACCCCCGTCAGCCAACCCCTGGACACGTACCGGGATCTGGAGGGGTTGAACGGGCCCTTCCTGGGCGACGTCGACCACGAGGCGCTGAGCTCCGAGTACGGCAGCACCGCCACGGAGCCCCCCGTCATCAGACGCTGCTGCGGCCCCAAGGACGGGGCGTACTACCACAGGGACGCGTCGGAGACGGAACCCCGCGGCCCCCACTGCGGCGTGCTGCCGTGCCGGCACAGCGAACACTCATCCGCTCGCTACGACGCAGACTTTGATGCGAGGCCCCAGTGCACGCACCCCGAGAGAGTACAGCAGCAGACGATCCTGTACTGCTCCGCTCCCAGTACTGCGTACGCGGCCTCGGAGCCCAGCCGCAGCGAGTACTGGGAGCTGAAAGCCAAGCTGCACATTGATCCAGATTACCTTGAAGTGCTGGAGAAACACACGACTTATTCACAGTTCTAG